From Armatimonadota bacterium, a single genomic window includes:
- a CDS encoding TIM-barrel domain-containing protein, with protein sequence MYKDYTCIMMRYVVLCSIAAAIFVQSPVAASVIRDGNKVTCGPARFEVLSPSLVRMQYAPGGFIDSATAVVTNRSMRDERFTVSNTGEWVRIDTKEMSVFYKPDSGKFTAANLLVTWRNKSQKCQCMPGSKDDENLGGPFGSFNDIYRLTAPGEKMPDFPSGMLSKRGYYLLDDSKTPVWDTKSNWIAPRTDKAAQDWYFFVYGNDYASFYKQYIALAGKIPMIPRYAFGAWVTDLNFEYHDEKIKEDYLYSIIERFRKEDIPLDVMVLDFGWHLYGWYGGLDWSPIISDPKKFADTLHKSGIELTLNDHPSCGLYYKDTRISDIIKKSDLVDPAIFNVEQIDKDWMFNTDPTAEGQTQKWFSTEYDDSNWHTIAKMGRWESNGFPGYDGIGWYRKWVEIPESFKNWPVYIEFGGVSDEYDIYVNGTYITHYGSAGKSSNRTLTSTDITHYIKKNAKNLICLRVNNWGGNGGMTKGPVMLTAKAGMPNVYFNLARKQDAKLWMDYHNSIMDDGVDFWWIDGDYARMDGLNSQMWTNKVYYDAQQQHTGKRTLIFSRYGGPGSHRYPAFFTGDAYSNWKTLTSEIPFTIKAGNTLAPYVTHDISGFFDKLTDDFELYARWVEFGALSPMLRLHSAHENPVEGNVRLPWVYGKQGTDLCRKFFKLRYSLIPYYYTLGRQAYETGMPIVRGLYLEYPDIEQAYRFDEYLLGESILVAPITSPGTNGTATRDIYLPPGGWVDYFSGKVYNGNQTISYECPLDGMPIFVKQGSIIPKQPDMDYTSQKPVDPLILDVYPGRSTSFTLYEDDGSSLDYKNGKFARTAVTLKQDAKKNEYTVTIGPAKGRYAGQPQSRSYLITMRLGQRPQRVIADGKSLAEGKSDTQSWQWDEVNKLATIKLQTSSISTKQSIIVQ encoded by the coding sequence ATGTACAAAGATTATACATGTATTATGATGCGATACGTTGTTTTGTGCTCGATTGCCGCTGCGATTTTCGTTCAGAGCCCGGTGGCAGCGAGTGTTATTCGTGATGGCAACAAGGTTACATGCGGTCCGGCGCGTTTCGAAGTCTTATCTCCCAGCCTTGTGCGCATGCAATATGCGCCGGGTGGGTTCATAGACTCAGCTACTGCAGTCGTAACGAACCGAAGCATGAGAGATGAAAGATTTACCGTATCGAATACTGGTGAATGGGTTCGCATCGATACTAAAGAAATGTCAGTATTTTATAAACCGGATTCGGGCAAGTTTACGGCTGCTAATCTGCTTGTTACATGGCGCAATAAAAGTCAAAAATGCCAGTGTATGCCGGGAAGTAAGGACGACGAGAATCTGGGCGGTCCGTTCGGCAGCTTTAATGATATATATAGGTTAACCGCGCCGGGGGAAAAAATGCCGGATTTCCCGTCCGGCATGCTCAGCAAACGCGGCTATTATTTGCTGGACGACAGCAAAACCCCTGTATGGGACACAAAATCGAACTGGATAGCTCCACGCACTGATAAGGCTGCGCAGGATTGGTATTTTTTTGTATACGGCAATGACTATGCTAGTTTCTACAAACAATATATTGCACTTGCCGGAAAGATACCTATGATACCCAGATACGCATTTGGCGCATGGGTTACTGACCTGAACTTTGAATATCACGACGAAAAGATCAAAGAAGATTATCTCTACTCGATAATCGAACGGTTCAGAAAAGAAGATATTCCTCTTGATGTTATGGTGCTGGATTTCGGATGGCATCTTTATGGATGGTACGGCGGTCTTGATTGGAGCCCCATCATATCCGATCCTAAGAAATTCGCGGACACACTCCACAAGTCCGGAATAGAGCTAACGTTAAACGACCATCCCAGCTGCGGACTGTATTACAAAGACACCCGGATCAGCGATATAATTAAAAAATCTGATCTGGTCGATCCGGCGATTTTCAATGTCGAACAAATAGATAAAGATTGGATGTTCAATACGGACCCGACAGCAGAAGGCCAGACGCAAAAGTGGTTCTCCACGGAATATGACGACAGCAACTGGCACACAATCGCAAAAATGGGAAGATGGGAAAGCAATGGATTCCCCGGCTATGACGGCATAGGCTGGTATCGAAAATGGGTCGAGATTCCTGAGAGCTTCAAAAACTGGCCTGTGTATATTGAGTTCGGCGGAGTGAGCGATGAATATGATATTTATGTAAATGGAACCTATATCACTCACTACGGTTCAGCGGGGAAAAGCAGCAACAGGACTCTGACTTCAACCGACATAACCCATTATATCAAGAAAAACGCAAAAAACCTCATCTGCCTTAGGGTAAACAACTGGGGCGGCAATGGGGGTATGACAAAAGGGCCCGTGATGCTGACCGCTAAGGCCGGAATGCCGAACGTGTATTTCAACCTGGCGCGCAAGCAAGATGCCAAGCTGTGGATGGATTATCATAACTCTATCATGGATGATGGAGTCGATTTCTGGTGGATTGACGGAGACTATGCCCGCATGGACGGCTTGAATTCACAGATGTGGACAAATAAGGTATATTATGATGCTCAGCAGCAGCACACTGGTAAAAGGACCTTAATCTTCAGCAGATATGGAGGTCCGGGCTCGCACAGATATCCGGCTTTCTTCACCGGCGACGCTTACTCCAACTGGAAGACTCTGACGAGCGAGATACCTTTCACGATAAAGGCAGGAAACACGCTCGCTCCATATGTTACACACGACATAAGCGGCTTTTTCGATAAGCTTACGGACGACTTCGAGCTATACGCCCGTTGGGTCGAGTTCGGTGCGCTCAGTCCTATGCTCAGGCTCCACAGCGCGCATGAGAACCCTGTGGAAGGTAATGTCCGCCTGCCTTGGGTTTATGGTAAGCAGGGGACAGACCTTTGCCGCAAGTTCTTTAAGCTCAGATACAGCTTGATCCCTTATTACTACACACTCGGTCGCCAGGCATACGAAACAGGCATGCCGATCGTTCGCGGGCTGTATCTTGAATACCCGGATATTGAACAGGCATACAGGTTTGACGAGTATTTGCTAGGAGAGAGTATTTTAGTAGCGCCTATCACAAGCCCAGGAACGAATGGCACGGCTACAAGAGATATATATCTGCCGCCCGGTGGTTGGGTGGACTACTTCAGCGGCAAAGTATATAACGGTAATCAAACAATCAGCTATGAGTGCCCGCTTGATGGTATGCCGATATTTGTTAAGCAGGGGTCTATTATTCCCAAGCAGCCTGATATGGACTATACAAGCCAGAAGCCGGTCGATCCGCTCATTCTGGATGTTTATCCCGGGAGATCGACTTCATTTACGCTGTATGAGGACGACGGGTCATCATTGGATTATAAAAATGGCAAGTTTGCCCGCACAGCAGTTACGCTGAAGCAAGATGCAAAGAAGAATGAATATACAGTCACGATCGGGCCGGCTAAAGGACGATATGCAGGGC